A stretch of the Muntiacus reevesi chromosome 8, mMunRee1.1, whole genome shotgun sequence genome encodes the following:
- the ANAPC13 gene encoding anaphase-promoting complex subunit 13, producing MDSEVQRDGRILDLIDDAWREDKLPYEDVAIPLNELPEPEQDNGGTTESVKEQEMKWTDLALQYLHENVPPVGN from the exons ATGGACAGTGAGGTACAGAGAGATGGAAGGATCTTGGATTTGATTGACGATGCTTGGCGAGAAGACAAGCTGCCTTATGAGGATGTTGCAATACCACTG AATGAGCTCCCTGAACCTGAACAGGACAACGGAGGCACCACAGAGTCTGTTAAAGAACAAGAGATGAAGTGGACGGACTTGGCCTTACAATACCTCCATGAGAATGTCCCCCCCGTAGGAAACTGA